One window from the genome of Carassius auratus strain Wakin unplaced genomic scaffold, ASM336829v1 scaf_tig00006913, whole genome shotgun sequence encodes:
- the LOC113071311 gene encoding dnaJ homolog subfamily C member 3-like, whose protein sequence is FKNTNAALSSSFVLCNLFLSFQLSPWDPESRELRAECYIRLGDPRKAIMDLTPATRLRSDNRAAFLQLSQLHYSLGEHHDSLSQVRECLKLDQDDKECFSHYKQVKKLSKQLDSAEELISEQRYQEAIEKYESVMRTEPNVAFYTNKAKERICFCLVKMKSAEEAVDICSEAHQRDPQNIHILRDRAEAYILQQEYEKAVEDYQEAREFDQENQELREGLERAQKLLKQSRKRDYYKILGVGRSANKQEIIKAYRKLAQQWHPDNFQSEADKKEAEKKFIDIASAKEVLTDPEMRQKFDSGEDPLDPENQQGGGGGGSREWPFGFNPFEGGNFHFKFHRH, encoded by the exons ATTCAAAAACACGAACGCTGCATTGTCATCTAGCTTTGTGCTATGTAATCTATTCCTTTCTTTCCAGCTCTCTCCTTGGGACCCTGAATCTCGAGAACTAAGAGCCGAGTGCTACATCCGACTCGGGGATCCACGGAAGGCCATCATGGACCTGACACCAGCAACACGTCTCCGTTCAGACAACCGAGCAGCCTTCCTCCAACTCAGTCAACTACATTACAGTTTGGGCGAACATCACGACTCACTCAG TCAGGTCCGTGAGTGTCTGAAGCTGGATCAGGATGATAAGGAGTGTTTTTCTCACTACAAACAGGTCAAGAAGCTCAGCAAGCAGCTGGACTCTGCAGAAGAGCTGATCTCAGAACAGAG GTATCAGGAGGCCATTGAGAAGTACGAATCTGTGATGCGAACAGAGCCGAATGTGGCATTCTACACTAATAAAGCAAAAGAGAGGATCTGCTTCTGCTTAGTCAAA ATGAAGAGTGCTGAGGAGGCCGTAGACATCTGTTCAGAAGCCCACCAGAGAGATCCTCAGAATATCCACATCCTCCGGGACCGAGCGGAGGCCTACATCCTACAGCAGGAATATGAGAAAG CTGTGGAAGACTATCAGGAGGCACGGGAGTTTGATCAGGAAAACCAAGAGCTTCGTGAAGGTCTTGAACGAGCACAGAAGCTCCTCAAGCAGTCTCGCAAGAGAGACTATTACAAGATCCTGGGGGTCGGCAG GAGTGCCAATAAACAGGAAATCATAAAAGCGTATAGAAAGCTGGCTCAGCAGTGGCACCCTGATAATTTCCAGTCTGAAGCAGACAAGAAAGAAGCAGAGAAAAAGTTTATTGATATCGCATCAGCAAAGGAAGTACTCACAGATCCAG AAATGCGTCAGAAGTTTGATTCCGGCGAGGACCCCCTGGACCCTGAGAATCAGCAgggtggaggaggtggaggaagcAGAGAATGGCCCTTTGGCTTCAACCCCTTTGAGGGCGGAAACTTTCACTTCAAATTCCATCGACACTGA